A window of the Drosophila simulans strain w501 chromosome 2L, Prin_Dsim_3.1, whole genome shotgun sequence genome harbors these coding sequences:
- the LOC6731009 gene encoding probable G-protein coupled receptor 158 isoform X5, producing MELCIATKSKIVTAQSSMPQSSQCSSSSNCRNYQKKCHQNQTNTQVQSTQRSNCSSHSDRDHLTNQQKQQNQRTNSATAASAAAATSSNSTSSSSKNIREPSSSTQLNTLYSLLVLLIVGLATATASPSPSPSYAPFGRESRRDALLAYYKRAHLPQSSSSSSGGVSLGHKYHLLHDANGLDFDELTPTASSVSALSRAERFRLRKRSATPTTPVTPLDVATAAAAATDAAAKDAGSGKKPEEKCEPKVLETLPDEPFYDYTDIAEDAARQFIEFLSGKFPNANTPIAIDEPTRAEVSRRANGIASYALNEDDNLLAFAIAAPSIHTVVVKFRDNVTIPPDQVHNKAYLGSYWRELGAAWNSTDGTQEWGAPFRDCNLLTRRWLWPFRISFSEHRIKVVAAAFIAADEDVCNDGLEEVFGRRHGCDRNTTFCLLTENKPAATRDVYTCLCRESYYLPNSTLQGFRGDRVELSEGYDNYSCIPCPGGCTNCDSNGVCLTFQEEEVLNVDACLRLLVAIVLGACILCCIVLGVIVFRQRKCKAIASGMWTVLETILLGIVLLYASVAVHFFPASTERCLLEPWLRELGFITCYGAIILKLYRHLVDFRTRKAHRWVLRDVDLLKYLGTMVFAVICYMAAFTASSLDLLESAQLESLREADTNTCHPLKWELVTQTSEMLILCFGLHLSIASRNANTQFRERQFLVTALTLEFLVSSSFYFLRFVYLPEMSPSAILLALFIRSQLTNSFALGLIFVPKLWYQHKQHPQRYNHDQ from the exons TACAGAGCACTCAGCGAAGCAattgcagcagccacagcgaTCGAGACCACCTGACAaaccaacaaaagcaacagaacCAACGAACAAAtagtgcaacagcagcaagtgcagcagctgcaacatcaTCAAATTCCactagcagcagcagtaaaaaCATCAGGGAGCCGAGCAGCAGCACACAATTAAACACCCTCTACTCGCTGCTGGTGCTTTTGATAGTTGGCCTTGCCACAGCCACCGCCTCGCCCAGTCCCAGCCCCAGCTACGCCCCCTTTGGGCGCGAGAGCAGGCGCGATGCTCTTTTGGCCTACTACAAAAGGGCGCACCTGccgcagagcagcagcagcagcagcggtggcGTTTCCCTGGGGCACAAGTATCACCTGCTGCACGATGCCAATGGCCTTGACTTTGACGAGCTAACGCCCACCGCCAGCAGCGTGTCCGCTCTCAGTCGGGCGGAGCGTTTTCGGTTGCGTAAGCGcagcgccacgcccacaacgCCCGTCACTCCACTGGatgttgcaactgcagcagcagcggcaacagatgcagcagcaaagGATGCGGGCAGCGGGAAGAAGCCGGAGGAGAAGTGCGAGCCAAAAGTACTCGAAACGCTGCCAGATGAGCCG TTTTACGACTACACCGACATCGCCGAGGATGCCGCACGCcagtttattgaatttttatcgGGCAAATTCCCAAATGCCAACACACCGATTGCCATCGATGAGCCGACACGTGCGGAGGTGAGTCGCCGGGCCAATGGAATCGCCAGCTACGCCCTCAACGAGGACGACAATCTGCTGGCCTTCGCCATTGCCGCGCCCAGCATTCACACGGTGGTCGTTAAATTCAGGGATAACGTTACG ATACCACCGGATCAGGTGCACAATAAGGCATATTTGGGTTCCTACTGGCGGGAGTTGGG TGCGGCCTGGAACAGCACGGACGGCACCCAGGAGTGGGGCGCTCCCTTTCGCGACTGCAACCTGTTGACGCGCCGCTGGCTCTGGCCATTTCGCATATCCTTCAGCGAGCACAGGATCAA AGTTGTGGCGGCTGCCTTCATTGCCGCCGATGAGGATGTGTGCAACGATGGCCTGGAGGAAGTTTTCGGTCGCCGCCACGG TTGCGATCGGAATACGACCTTCTGCCTGCTCACCGAGAACAAACCCGCCGCCACCCGGGATGTGTACACCTGTCTGTGCCGGGAATCCTACTACCTGCCCAACTCCACGCTCCAGGGATTCCGTGGCGATCGGGTGGAGCTGTCCGAGGGCTACGACAACTACTCGTGCATTCCGTGTCCCGGCGGATGCACCAACTGCGATAGCAACGGCGTCTGTCTGACCttccaggaggaggaggtgctcAATGTGGACGCCTGCCTGCGCCTCCTGGTGGCCATCGTCCTGGGCGCCTGCATCCTGTGCTGCATCGTCCTCGGCGTGATTGTCTTCCGGCAGCGAAAGTGCAAG GCCATTGCGTCTGGCATGTGGACTGTGCTGGAGACGATACTGCTGGGCATTGTTTTACTTTATGCATCT GTTGCCGTCCACTTCTTTCCCGCATCCACCGAGCGCTGCCTTCTGGAGCCCTGGCTCCGGGAGCTGGGCTTCATCACCTGCTACGGCGCCATCATCCTGAAGCTGTACCGCCACCTGGTGGACTTCCGCACCCGGAAGGCGCATCGCTGGGTGCTGCGCGACGTGGACCTGCTCAAGTATCTCGGCACCATGGTCTTCGCCGTCATCTGCTACATGGCCGCCTTTACGGCCTCGTCGCTGGATCTCCTCGAAAGTGCGCAGCTGGAGAGCCTCAGGGAGGCGGACACGAACACCTGCCATCCGCTCAAGTGGGAGCTGGTCACGCAGACCAGCGAGATGCTCATCCTGTGCTTCGGGCTGCACCTGTCCATCGCCAGTCGGAATGCCAACACCCAGTTTCGG GAACGACAATTTCTGGTCACCGCCCTGACGCTGGAGTTCCTGGTCTCGTCCAGCTTCTACTTTCTGCGCTTTGTCTACCTGCCGGAAATGAGTCCCAGCGCCATCTTGCTGGCCCTGTTCATCCGCTCCCAGCTGACGAATAGTTTCGCCTTGGGTCTGATATTTGTGCCAAAGTTGTGGTATCAGCACAAGCAG CACCCCCAAAGATACAATCACGACCAATAA